A window of the Rickettsia felis URRWXCal2 genome harbors these coding sequences:
- a CDS encoding Cytotoxic translational repressor of toxin-antitoxin system RelE (COG2026): protein MRSVGYRLVYEVDDKRIIVLVLAIGKRNRNEVYNKLFSRI, encoded by the coding sequence TTGAGGTCAGTCGGTTACCGACTAGTGTATGAAGTAGATGATAAGCGTATAATAGTACTTGTACTTGCTATTGGAAAAAGAAATCGGAATGAAGTGTATAACAAATTATTTTCTCGTATTTAA
- a CDS encoding Antitoxin of toxin-antitoxin system StbD (COG2161), with amino-acid sequence MEHIYANLTVSISEFKKSPTALLDKASGEPVALLNHNKPTAYLISAELYARIIEALDDNYLLELSKTRLKDKKEAVKVDINDL; translated from the coding sequence ATGGAACATATTTATGCAAATCTAACAGTTAGTATCTCTGAATTTAAAAAAAGTCCTACCGCATTATTAGATAAGGCAAGCGGTGAGCCTGTTGCCTTATTAAATCATAATAAACCGACTGCTTATTTAATTTCCGCTGAATTATATGCAAGAATCATTGAAGCTTTAGATGATAATTATTTATTAGAGCTTTCTAAAACTAGATTAAAAGATAAAAAGGAAGCAGTCAAGGTTGATATAAATGACTTATAG
- the glnQ gene encoding Glutamine ABC transporter ATP-binding protein yields the protein MIILEKVCKRYGKNYAIKNIDLDFTTKETTVIIGPSGSGKTTLLRILNNLEEPSSGTFLVDGKKLLSKDRRKLCLKVGMVFQNFNLFLHLTVGENLIYTPVNVLNLPKEQAISMAKELLAKFKLTQKFDSYPASLSGGQKQRTAIARALMMKPEILLFDEPTSALDPENIKDVIENINLLKDQMSMVVVTHHLKFAKLIADRVIFMDQGQILTNQSAKEFFNKPASHRARLFLENIGDLM from the coding sequence ATGATTATTTTAGAAAAAGTTTGTAAGCGTTACGGCAAAAATTACGCAATTAAGAATATTGATTTAGATTTTACTACTAAAGAAACTACTGTAATAATTGGACCTTCGGGAAGTGGAAAAACTACTCTGCTTAGAATTTTAAATAATTTAGAAGAACCAAGTAGCGGTACTTTTTTGGTAGACGGGAAGAAGCTATTATCTAAAGATAGAAGAAAGCTTTGTTTAAAAGTCGGTATGGTTTTTCAAAATTTTAATCTCTTTCTGCATTTAACGGTAGGAGAAAACCTAATTTATACACCGGTAAATGTATTAAATTTGCCAAAGGAACAAGCAATTTCTATGGCAAAGGAATTACTTGCAAAATTTAAGCTAACGCAAAAATTTGACTCATATCCGGCAAGTCTATCAGGAGGACAGAAACAACGCACCGCAATAGCAAGAGCTTTGATGATGAAACCGGAAATTTTGTTATTCGATGAACCGACTTCGGCACTCGATCCCGAAAATATTAAAGATGTTATAGAGAATATAAATTTATTAAAAGATCAAATGAGTATGGTAGTAGTCACGCATCATTTGAAGTTTGCAAAATTAATAGCGGATCGTGTTATTTTTATGGATCAAGGGCAGATTTTGACAAATCAGTCTGCTAAGGAGTTTTTTAATAAACCGGCATCGCATCGAGCTAGGTTGTTTTTAGAGAATATCGGTGATTTAATGTAA
- the phnP gene encoding Metal-dependent hydrolases of the beta-lactamase superfamily I yields MLQVTILGCGASLGVPVIGCDCSICLSNSKYNKRTRSAIYIKDENSQILVDFGFDIRNQLLREKINKLDCAILTHYHSDHVNGIDDLRVFTFMQGKPFEIYTDHDSTAKLHTKFDYLFDNKLFKLGRLFTTQSVSFFDKIKINTIEIQFFRQHHGPIDSLGLRIGDFVYSPDVIDFPPESEKFLKDIKIWILDCMDYKSNPNHAGLDKVLEWREKYKPEQILLTNMRHTIDYHEITKMLPNNVKPLYDGYKFTV; encoded by the coding sequence ATGTTACAAGTAACAATACTTGGGTGTGGAGCATCTCTCGGCGTACCGGTGATCGGGTGCGATTGCAGTATATGCTTATCGAATTCAAAGTACAATAAAAGAACTAGATCGGCAATATATATTAAAGATGAAAATAGTCAAATATTAGTTGATTTCGGTTTTGATATTAGAAATCAACTATTACGAGAAAAGATAAATAAGCTCGATTGTGCTATATTAACACATTATCATTCCGATCACGTTAACGGCATCGATGATTTACGGGTATTTACTTTTATGCAAGGTAAGCCATTTGAAATCTATACAGATCACGATAGTACGGCAAAGCTCCATACAAAATTTGATTATCTATTTGATAATAAGTTATTTAAACTTGGGCGGTTGTTCACAACTCAATCTGTTAGTTTTTTTGATAAAATTAAAATTAATACTATTGAGATACAATTTTTTAGACAACATCATGGTCCTATAGATAGTTTAGGTTTACGTATAGGTGATTTTGTTTATTCGCCCGATGTAATCGATTTTCCGCCTGAATCGGAAAAATTTTTAAAGGATATAAAAATATGGATTTTAGATTGTATGGATTATAAATCAAATCCGAATCATGCAGGGCTTGATAAAGTTCTAGAATGGCGTGAAAAATATAAACCTGAGCAGATATTATTAACCAATATGAGACATACGATAGATTATCATGAGATTACGAAAATGCTTCCAAATAATGTTAAGCCGCTTTATGACGGTTATAAATTTACGGTTTAG
- the dinJ gene encoding DNA-damage-inducible protein J, translating to MSADSIVRARINEDVKEEAALVLAAMGLTLSDAVRMLLFRVAREKALPFEPLIPNDETIKAMKAARSGKLVHIGNINNLLSDLNEND from the coding sequence ATGTCTGCTGATTCTATTGTGCGAGCCCGTATTAACGAAGATGTAAAAGAAGAAGCAGCCTTAGTGCTTGCTGCTATGGGGCTTACTTTATCTGATGCTGTTCGTATGCTTTTATTTCGTGTTGCTCGTGAAAAAGCATTGCCGTTTGAACCGCTTATCCCAAATGATGAAACAATTAAGGCCATGAAAGCTGCAAGAAGCGGCAAATTAGTTCATATTGGTAATATAAATAATTTGTTGTCCGATTTAAATGAGAACGATTAA
- a CDS encoding Predicted permeases gives MTSKNQTNIMLLYRKYFIKNILPLLIVVTFSVTSIVWITQILKLLYLFDKGIKVMDFFSLIVLVLPTLLFILLPVITVIAVIYIYNNLKVERQLIILQASGVNNVQLALPALYAALIVMLLAYYISSTILPLSHINLKSRLNFIKNNYISSMIEEKTFNKVTKDITVFIDKKSAGNIMNGVIIFDNRNADNPSVVFAGSGTLNIYDNNPIFELNKGIRQEYDVNGNLTQLTFDSLMIKLQNDNPLVSQRTKHNKEANEYYISELLAPPHDLAITKKIKLIAEAHQRIIWPLYNFVLPFLALAVFLRYPYSKKTTFMPVLFSALTVLLVTSIHFILQNFASKNLDFIFACYSNLIIALTIGLYLFVRKRI, from the coding sequence ATGACATCAAAAAACCAAACAAACATTATGCTACTATACCGAAAATACTTTATAAAAAATATCTTACCGCTGCTTATAGTTGTTACTTTTTCAGTGACTAGTATAGTATGGATAACGCAAATATTAAAACTTTTATACTTATTTGATAAAGGTATAAAAGTTATGGACTTCTTCAGTTTAATAGTTCTAGTACTTCCTACTTTATTATTTATTCTGTTACCGGTAATAACGGTTATTGCCGTGATCTATATCTATAATAATTTAAAAGTCGAGCGACAATTAATTATATTACAAGCTTCGGGAGTTAATAATGTACAGCTAGCATTGCCTGCTTTATATGCCGCATTAATAGTTATGCTACTTGCTTATTATATATCTTCTACCATCCTGCCGTTATCTCATATAAACTTAAAATCACGTTTAAACTTTATAAAGAATAATTATATCTCAAGTATGATTGAAGAGAAAACTTTTAATAAAGTAACGAAAGATATCACTGTTTTTATAGATAAAAAATCAGCAGGAAATATTATGAACGGCGTAATAATATTTGATAATCGCAACGCTGATAACCCATCAGTAGTATTTGCGGGTTCAGGTACTCTTAATATATATGATAATAACCCGATTTTTGAACTTAATAAAGGCATAAGACAAGAATATGACGTAAACGGTAATTTAACTCAGTTAACTTTCGATTCTTTAATGATAAAACTACAAAATGATAATCCATTAGTATCGCAAAGAACTAAACATAATAAAGAAGCAAACGAATATTATATCAGCGAATTACTTGCCCCTCCTCATGATTTAGCTATTACTAAAAAAATTAAATTAATTGCTGAAGCACATCAAAGAATAATTTGGCCTTTATATAATTTTGTATTACCTTTTTTAGCACTTGCAGTTTTTTTGAGATATCCTTATAGCAAAAAAACAACTTTTATGCCGGTATTATTTTCTGCCTTAACAGTATTGCTAGTTACTTCAATTCATTTTATATTGCAAAATTTTGCTTCAAAAAATCTAGATTTTATTTTTGCTTGTTATTCCAATTTGATTATTGCTTTAACGATCGGATTATATTTATTTGTACGTAAAAGAATATAA
- the dapE gene encoding Succinyl-diaminopimelate desuccinylase, whose translation MYINYLKDLIGFKSVTPESDGAIEYIDDLLKQHGFKTEIKIFGDSKSEQATNLYAVFGSNEPNICFVGHVDVVPAGNHELWHNASPFKASHQDGKIYGRGAVDMKGAIACFLAASLDFIKNNTGFKGSISFLLTSDEEGKAKHGTKEMLQYIYDQGHKMDFAIVGEPTCEKEIGDTIKIGRRGSVNFKLNIEGLSGHVAYPHKANNPLPCLIKILNELTNIRLDKGTEFFQSSNLEVTNIDVGNNTSNVIPASTEASFNIRFNNLHSAETLAKQVEEIIKRYCKEYKVDYKLEYSSSADSFIQNPNDKIKDFADIVERVLKIKPEFSTSGGTSDARFVKDYCPLVEFGLLSETAHKINEYTKISDLQKLYDVYYNFLMEIL comes from the coding sequence ATGTACATTAACTACTTAAAAGATTTGATTGGTTTTAAGTCTGTAACTCCTGAGAGTGACGGGGCTATTGAGTATATTGATGATTTGCTTAAACAGCACGGCTTTAAGACCGAAATAAAAATATTCGGCGATTCTAAAAGTGAGCAAGCCACTAACCTTTATGCTGTTTTCGGTAGCAATGAGCCTAATATTTGCTTTGTTGGGCATGTAGATGTAGTGCCGGCAGGTAATCATGAGCTTTGGCATAATGCGAGTCCATTTAAGGCTAGCCACCAAGACGGTAAGATATATGGCAGAGGTGCGGTGGATATGAAAGGGGCGATAGCATGCTTTCTAGCAGCTAGCTTAGATTTTATAAAAAATAATACCGGTTTTAAAGGTTCTATTAGTTTCTTACTTACTAGTGATGAAGAGGGAAAAGCAAAGCATGGTACTAAAGAAATGCTGCAATATATTTATGACCAAGGGCATAAGATGGATTTTGCTATTGTCGGTGAACCCACTTGTGAAAAAGAAATAGGCGACACAATTAAGATCGGCAGAAGAGGAAGTGTTAACTTTAAATTAAATATAGAAGGCTTAAGCGGGCATGTAGCTTATCCTCATAAAGCAAATAATCCGTTGCCCTGCTTAATAAAAATATTGAATGAGTTAACAAATATAAGACTTGATAAAGGGACGGAATTTTTTCAAAGTTCAAATCTTGAAGTGACGAATATCGATGTCGGTAATAATACTTCAAACGTAATTCCGGCAAGTACGGAAGCATCTTTCAATATACGTTTTAATAATTTACATAGTGCAGAAACTTTAGCAAAACAGGTAGAAGAAATTATTAAACGATATTGCAAAGAATATAAAGTAGATTATAAATTAGAATATAGTAGTTCTGCTGATAGTTTTATTCAAAATCCAAACGATAAGATAAAAGATTTTGCTGATATAGTAGAGAGAGTGTTAAAAATAAAGCCCGAATTTTCTACAAGCGGGGGTACGTCGGATGCAAGATTCGTCAAAGATTATTGTCCGTTAGTAGAATTTGGCTTATTATCCGAAACGGCACATAAAATAAACGAATACACAAAAATTAGCGATTTACAAAAATTATATGATGTGTATTATAATTTTTTGATGGAAATACTTTAA
- a CDS encoding Type I restriction-modification system methyltransferase subunit, with the protein MNTVLQGYDGHSEIQQIDTLRNPYYISSKTSQQLKFDIIATNMPFSQTITKKTIKNGKTITENHIAPLYYNGIAKNNGDAACVLHCLQNLKESGRMALVVPEGFLFRKDTSSVRQFLLSKAKLQLVISLPQSTFLPYTGVKTSILYFTDAHKPDKQKYY; encoded by the coding sequence ATGAACACTGTTTTACAAGGTTATGATGGACATAGTGAAATCCAGCAAATAGATACCCTAAGAAACCCTTACTATATTAGCTCCAAGACAAGCCAACAATTAAAGTTTGACATAATAGCTACTAATATGCCATTTTCTCAAACTATCACTAAAAAAACTATAAAAAACGGCAAAACTATAACAGAAAATCATATAGCTCCTCTTTATTATAACGGCATCGCCAAAAATAACGGTGATGCTGCTTGTGTTTTGCATTGTCTACAAAATTTAAAAGAAAGTGGTAGAATGGCCTTGGTAGTACCTGAGGGATTTTTGTTTAGGAAAGACACATCTAGCGTCCGTCAATTTTTACTGTCAAAAGCAAAGCTGCAACTCGTTATCTCTCTACCGCAAAGTACTTTTTTACCTTATACAGGAGTAAAAACGTCGATACTTTATTTTACCGATGCACATAAACCAGATAAACAGAAATATTATTGA
- a CDS encoding Type I restriction-modification system methyltransferase subunit — protein MFAMNGAYCESRFVANNKELILNGEEVKELLREKELLAFLEANSNEAWTIPKEVKVSRDELISIFKNLNNILRSEGLRAGIERFSEFANILFLKLLSENNEKS, from the coding sequence GTGTTCGCAATGAATGGAGCTTACTGTGAATCTCGTTTTGTTGCTAATAATAAAGAACTTATATTAAACGGTGAGGAAGTAAAAGAATTATTACGTGAAAAAGAATTATTAGCTTTTTTAGAAGCAAACAGTAATGAAGCTTGGACGATCCCTAAGGAAGTTAAAGTTTCACGAGATGAGTTAATATCAATATTCAAAAACCTAAATAATATTTTAAGAAGTGAAGGACTCAGAGCCGGTATAGAAAGATTTAGCGAATTCGCTAATATATTATTTCTAAAATTGCTTAGTGAGAATAATGAAAAATCTTGA
- the nhaA gene encoding Na+/H+ antiporter NhaA, with amino-acid sequence MVVPALIYMFFNYDKPGLIKGWAIPIATDTAFVLGILSFFSRHISLELQAFIIGFTLIDDAFALIILALFYTKTINTPALLISSVIIFILFILNYRQVKQLFYYIIVGLLLWISMVESGIHGTLCGAIIALFIPVNIKGEFNTSFKKLENLTRPFVNYFILPLFVFMNSGILLEYFVFKGTCSNSILALVYGIIFGLFVGKQLGIMLFSYPFVKFKLCNLPSDTSWLKFYSISILGGIGFTLSLFIGSITFESSCPSNSMRAAVIIGSLISALFGVAVLKYCTSKE; translated from the coding sequence GTGGTAGTTCCTGCCTTAATATACATGTTTTTTAATTATGATAAACCGGGATTAATAAAAGGATGGGCTATTCCTATAGCAACCGATACTGCTTTTGTCCTTGGTATTTTATCTTTTTTCAGTCGACATATATCTTTAGAGTTACAAGCTTTTATTATAGGTTTCACATTAATTGACGATGCTTTTGCGTTAATTATACTAGCCTTGTTTTATACTAAAACAATCAATACTCCGGCATTATTAATTTCCTCTGTAATTATATTCATCTTGTTTATATTGAATTATCGACAAGTTAAACAATTATTTTATTATATAATTGTAGGTTTATTATTATGGATTAGTATGGTGGAGTCAGGTATTCACGGTACTTTATGCGGAGCTATTATAGCACTTTTTATACCTGTTAATATAAAAGGAGAATTTAACACTTCTTTTAAAAAACTTGAAAACTTAACTCGTCCTTTTGTAAATTACTTTATTTTACCGCTTTTTGTATTTATGAATTCCGGTATCCTTTTAGAATATTTTGTATTTAAAGGCACCTGTTCCAACTCAATCCTTGCTTTAGTTTACGGAATAATATTTGGTTTATTTGTAGGTAAGCAATTAGGTATTATGCTATTTTCATATCCATTTGTAAAATTTAAACTCTGTAATTTACCAAGTGATACCTCATGGTTAAAATTTTATTCTATATCTATACTTGGAGGAATTGGATTTACCCTAAGTTTATTTATAGGTAGTATTACGTTTGAGAGTAGTTGTCCTTCAAACTCTATGAGAGCTGCAGTAATAATAGGCTCTTTAATTTCTGCATTATTTGGCGTAGCCGTTCTAAAATATTGTACTAGCAAAGAGTAA
- a CDS encoding Uncharacterized conserved protein: MIRKFLLTILAIFALWVGGLGYYLYLINSYKLNSNTTNAVIVFAGGGHKIETGIALLKAGYAPILFITGIESTEQLKNLLKERNVIEQQVILAPNKIMSEEDNIKKAVDFIVTYNLTSIILVEHNYNMPFMLNKLEKAIPSSNNIYIVPYLVFSKQKYDVLLKSYHRYLMSIVN; encoded by the coding sequence ATGATCAGAAAATTTTTACTCACAATTTTAGCAATTTTTGCTCTTTGGGTCGGTGGTCTTGGTTATTATTTATATTTAATAAATTCTTATAAGCTCAATAGTAATACCACTAATGCAGTAATAGTATTTGCAGGAGGAGGACATAAAATTGAAACCGGTATTGCTTTGCTTAAAGCAGGCTATGCACCTATATTATTTATTACCGGTATAGAATCTACAGAGCAATTAAAAAATTTGTTAAAGGAACGTAATGTTATAGAACAGCAGGTAATACTTGCTCCGAATAAAATAATGTCTGAAGAAGATAATATTAAGAAAGCGGTTGATTTTATTGTAACTTACAATCTTACTTCAATAATTTTAGTAGAGCATAATTATAATATGCCTTTTATGCTAAATAAGCTTGAAAAAGCGATTCCTTCTTCTAATAATATCTATATAGTACCATATCTTGTTTTTTCCAAACAAAAGTATGATGTGTTATTAAAATCCTATCATCGTTATTTAATGAGTATAGTAAACTGA
- the lipB gene encoding Probable lipoate-protein ligase B: MLQFITIPNLMDYRVTLKLMEDYVNKVISDNEPEIVYLVEHSEVYTAGTNYKQEELLNYGDIPVIYTGRGGKFTFHGPGQRVIYPILNLASPNRHKDLKLYIKMLEEWIINSLNYFGIKTYIIKDKVGIWVKVRKGEFAKIAAIGVRVRKWVTYHGVAINISTDLSKFSGIIPCGLENSLVTSLNQLGIHIEMSEFDKIIQTEFNKIFK, translated from the coding sequence ATGCTACAATTTATAACTATACCGAATCTTATGGATTATCGAGTTACTTTGAAATTAATGGAAGATTACGTTAACAAAGTAATTAGTGATAATGAGCCGGAAATTGTTTATTTAGTTGAACATTCGGAAGTATATACAGCCGGTACTAATTATAAACAAGAAGAATTATTAAATTACGGTGATATTCCGGTAATTTACACAGGACGTGGCGGTAAATTTACTTTTCATGGACCGGGTCAGCGTGTTATTTATCCAATTCTTAATTTAGCTTCACCAAATCGACACAAAGATTTAAAGCTATATATAAAAATGCTTGAAGAATGGATTATAAATAGCTTAAATTATTTTGGAATTAAAACATATATTATTAAAGATAAAGTAGGAATTTGGGTAAAAGTAAGGAAAGGTGAATTTGCTAAAATTGCTGCAATAGGTGTTAGAGTAAGAAAATGGGTTACATATCACGGTGTAGCTATAAATATTTCAACAGATTTAAGTAAGTTTAGTGGGATTATTCCTTGTGGACTTGAAAATTCTTTAGTAACATCTTTAAATCAGTTAGGAATTCATATTGAAATGTCTGAATTTGATAAAATTATTCAAACTGAATTTAATAAAATATTTAAATGA
- the ampD gene encoding AmpD protein homolog, which translates to MIVIDKTSYRAVGFDKRIKFLVLHYTQCDFKQSLDFLTGEKLSSHYLINNENPEHIFQLVEEHDRARHAGVSYWQGHERINDTSIGIEIVNPAFKVNAKNNNITWLPYSKQQINSVISLCKQIIARYDIKPTRVVGHSDIAPGRKQDPGPLFPWKLLYDSDIGAWYDEQIFNKLLPQVDITDIKAIQQKFITYGYKLEATGILDSKMKDVIISFQIHFRPSNFSGDLDAETIAILDALILKYKSELSN; encoded by the coding sequence ATGATAGTAATCGATAAAACATCTTATAGAGCTGTGGGGTTTGATAAACGTATTAAATTCCTAGTGCTACATTATACACAGTGTGATTTTAAGCAGTCTTTAGATTTTCTAACCGGTGAAAAGTTAAGTAGCCATTATTTAATAAACAATGAAAACCCTGAACATATATTTCAATTAGTAGAAGAGCATGATAGAGCAAGGCATGCCGGAGTAAGTTACTGGCAAGGTCATGAGCGTATTAATGATACATCAATCGGTATTGAAATCGTAAATCCTGCTTTTAAAGTAAATGCAAAAAACAATAATATAACCTGGCTGCCTTATTCAAAGCAACAAATTAACAGTGTCATAAGTTTGTGTAAACAGATTATCGCTAGATATGATATTAAACCTACTAGAGTGGTTGGGCATTCTGACATTGCTCCAGGTAGAAAACAGGACCCTGGTCCGCTATTTCCTTGGAAACTATTATATGATAGCGATATTGGAGCATGGTATGATGAGCAAATTTTTAACAAGCTATTGCCTCAAGTCGACATAACCGATATTAAAGCAATTCAGCAAAAATTTATTACATACGGTTATAAACTTGAAGCTACTGGAATTTTAGATTCTAAAATGAAAGATGTTATAATTTCGTTTCAAATACATTTTCGCCCTAGTAATTTTTCCGGCGATTTGGATGCTGAAACCATAGCAATTTTAGATGCCTTAATATTGAAATATAAATCTGAGTTAAGTAATTAA
- the rpsP gene encoding 30S ribosomal protein S16, with the protein MAVKIRLARGGAKKRPFYRVVVANATAPRDGDFLEKVGTYNPMLASDNSERVVLKKDRIEYWLGTGAKPTERVAKFIEQAGVTLPEKVKKEMEVKAKNRKVRPSKKEAKEA; encoded by the coding sequence ATGGCAGTAAAAATTCGTTTAGCTAGAGGCGGTGCTAAAAAGCGTCCTTTTTACCGTGTAGTAGTAGCTAACGCAACAGCACCTCGTGACGGTGACTTTTTAGAAAAAGTCGGAACTTATAATCCAATGCTTGCTTCAGATAATAGTGAGCGTGTGGTTTTAAAAAAAGATCGTATAGAATATTGGCTTGGCACCGGTGCTAAACCAACCGAGCGAGTCGCAAAATTTATTGAGCAAGCAGGTGTTACTCTTCCTGAGAAAGTTAAAAAGGAAATGGAAGTTAAAGCAAAAAACCGCAAAGTTAGACCAAGTAAAAAGGAAGCTAAAGAAGCTTAA
- the rpmG gene encoding 50S ribosomal protein L33 gives MAKKNKNVLVRLVSTAGTGVFWVKKRNPKTQTEKLSFRKYDKVVRKHVLFKEEKIK, from the coding sequence ATGGCAAAGAAAAATAAAAATGTTTTGGTAAGGCTAGTAAGTACTGCCGGCACAGGTGTTTTTTGGGTAAAAAAACGTAATCCGAAAACCCAAACCGAGAAGCTTTCTTTTCGTAAGTATGATAAAGTAGTTAGAAAACATGTTCTTTTTAAAGAAGAAAAAATAAAATAA